In Acidobacteriota bacterium, a single genomic region encodes these proteins:
- a CDS encoding glycosyltransferase family 39 protein, with amino-acid sequence MQDRFFRHRRTLLLIAFAVALGVRLHDLAGVGLAEDEVNKVNAVRSYRAGDFTANADHPMLMKTLILGARLAADAYNAGPAAGLGLARLPEETVVRLPNAVFGALTVFVLYLLATSFFNWRVGMISAWLWATGIDAVFINRVAKEDTLLVFFILLGTWLHRRMKQTPDAEASRKRWFYYGSAAAFGAMLASKYFPHYIGLNMLYFWWHRKAEPSAYPADAFGGKELLRYLLVLGLVFLLLNPVILSPAVIRHIAHYTGQGTVTHHGYVMMDTLYYNNVDRTPFNGTPGYFYLLFLGVKVPPLVLLAAAAGLALCLRRRREAGPFLVLFHLAFWLAPYSLFGVKFMRYTLSLMPVVYLLAACGIEAVRERLAASLPPKFSRPASALVPVVVLASALGAFTFAPPFHSLYVNGFGGGASRVGYYFPHDEFYDLQLREAIRQTAREAPPGGAVFAGETPAVFRYYLEGENRPDIRVVNLSDPSFARGPERHVYVFLQPGRRYFENAEFHRDLWRDPSRRTSDFPVRGVSAVRVFRLDWEEFLRIADQRSYFATNHRQRG; translated from the coding sequence GACCGGTTTTTCCGCCACCGTAGAACCCTGCTGCTGATCGCGTTCGCGGTCGCCCTGGGGGTTCGCCTGCACGACCTCGCCGGGGTCGGGCTCGCCGAGGACGAGGTCAACAAGGTCAACGCCGTCCGCTCCTATCGCGCGGGGGACTTCACCGCCAACGCCGACCACCCCATGCTCATGAAGACCCTGATTCTCGGGGCCCGCCTCGCGGCCGACGCGTACAACGCCGGCCCCGCCGCCGGCCTGGGGCTGGCCCGCCTCCCGGAGGAGACCGTGGTCCGCCTGCCGAACGCGGTGTTCGGCGCCCTGACGGTTTTCGTCCTGTACCTCCTCGCGACGTCCTTCTTCAATTGGCGGGTCGGGATGATCTCCGCCTGGCTGTGGGCCACGGGAATCGACGCGGTTTTCATCAACCGGGTCGCCAAGGAAGACACCCTCCTGGTCTTCTTCATCCTGCTGGGGACCTGGCTCCACCGGCGCATGAAGCAGACGCCGGACGCCGAGGCTTCCCGGAAGCGCTGGTTCTACTACGGTTCCGCCGCCGCCTTCGGCGCCATGCTGGCCTCCAAGTACTTCCCGCACTACATCGGCCTGAACATGCTCTACTTCTGGTGGCACCGCAAGGCGGAGCCCTCCGCCTACCCCGCGGATGCCTTCGGCGGGAAGGAACTGCTCCGGTACCTCCTGGTCCTCGGCCTCGTCTTCCTCCTGCTCAACCCCGTCATCCTCAGCCCGGCGGTGATCCGCCACATCGCCCACTACACGGGGCAGGGCACCGTCACCCATCACGGCTACGTCATGATGGACACCCTCTACTACAACAACGTGGACCGGACGCCCTTCAACGGGACCCCCGGCTACTTCTACCTTCTCTTCCTGGGGGTGAAGGTCCCGCCCCTGGTCCTCCTGGCGGCGGCCGCCGGGCTCGCCCTCTGCCTGCGGCGGCGGCGCGAGGCGGGCCCCTTCCTGGTCCTGTTCCACCTGGCTTTCTGGCTGGCGCCCTACTCCCTGTTCGGGGTCAAGTTCATGCGCTACACCCTGAGCCTCATGCCGGTGGTCTACCTGCTGGCCGCCTGCGGGATCGAGGCGGTCCGCGAGCGCCTCGCGGCCTCGCTTCCGCCGAAGTTCAGCCGGCCCGCGTCCGCCCTGGTTCCCGTCGTGGTGCTGGCGTCGGCGCTCGGGGCGTTCACCTTCGCCCCGCCCTTCCATTCCCTGTACGTCAACGGGTTCGGCGGCGGGGCGTCCCGCGTGGGGTACTACTTCCCCCACGACGAGTTCTACGACCTGCAGTTGCGGGAGGCCATCCGGCAGACGGCGCGGGAAGCCCCGCCCGGCGGCGCCGTGTTCGCCGGGGAAACCCCCGCGGTGTTCCGCTACTACCTGGAGGGGGAGAACCGCCCCGACATCCGGGTGGTGAACCTGTCGGACCCCTCCTTCGCCCGCGGCCCCGAGCGGCATGTCTACGTCTTCCTCCAGCCGGGGCGGCGCTACTTCGAGAACGCCGAGTTCCACCGGGACCTCTGGCGTGACCCGTCCCGGCGAACCTCGGACTTCCCGGTGCGGGGCGTGTCGGCGGTCCGCGTCTTCCGGCTGGACTGGGAGGAATTTCTCCGCATCGCGGACCAGAGGAGCTACTTTGCGACGAATCATCGTCAACGCGGATGA